GTGGCAGACCTCCCAGATGTTCGCGATCCCGGTCGCCGCGATCGGGTGGCCCTTCGACTCGAGGCCGCCCGACACGTTGACCGGCGTCTTGCCCGTGCGCCACGTCGCGCCCGACTTGAAGAAGTCGACCGCGCCGCCCTCCTCGCACAGCATCAGGTTGTCGTAGTGCACGAGCTCCGCCGTCGCGAAGCAGTCGTGGAGCTCGACGAGGTCGAGATCCTCGGGGCCGACGCCCGCCTGCTCGTACGCCTGCTTCGCGGCCGCGCGCGTCAGCGTGTTCACGTCGGGGAGGACCTGGCACGCCTCCTGGTACGGATCCGACGTCAGCACCGACGCCGAGATCTTCACCGCGCGCCGCTGCTGCTCCTTCGACAGCGTCTTGAGCTTCGAGCCGCTCACGACCACCGCCGCCGCCGCGCCGTCGCAGTTCGCCGAGCACATCGGGCGCGTGTTCGGATAGGCGATCATGATGTCGTTCATGATCTCCTCGAGCGTGAAGCGCTTCGTGTAGGCCGCGAGCGGGTTCAGCGTCGAGTGCGCGTGGTTCTTCTCGGAGATCTGCGCGAAGAGCTCGAAGTTCGCGCCGCCGTACTTGTGGCCGTACTCCATGCCGATCTGCGCGAACACGCCGGGCATCGTCTCGGTGCCGATGCGGCCGTCGACCCCGGCGACCGCGCCGTAGCGGCCGCTTCGCTGCCACGCCTCGCCGTCGGCCTTGCGCGAGCCGCCGGCGAGCAGGCCCGCCCCGGCCAGCTTCTCGACGCCGACCGCGAGGCCGAAGTCCGACTCGCCCGCCTTCACGGAGAGGACCGCGACGCGCAGCGCCGTCGCGCCCGTCGCGCACGCGTTCGAGACGTTGTAGGCGGGAATGCCGGTCTGGCCGACCTGCTTCTGGATCATCTGCGCGATCGGCGCCGCGCCGCCCATCAGGTTGCCGGCGGCGACGATGCCCATGTCCTTCATCGTGACGCCGCCGTCGGCGAGCGCCGCGAGCGTGGCCTGGCTCGCGAGGTCGAGCGTGTCCAGCTCCTTGTGCTTGCCGAACTTGGTCATGTTGATGCCGAGGATGTAGACGTCTTCGGAACCCATGGTGCAGGTCCTCCTTAGGCCGCCGGCTCGAAGCCGAAGTTGACGGCCTCGACGCCCTGGGCGTCGCTGCCGATCGGGAACGTGGTGAGGCGCACCGGCATGCCGAGCTTCACGTGCTCGGGGTCGGCCGGGACGTTGACGAGGTTCGCGCGCACGCTCGTGCCGTCGCAGTCGACGATCGCGGAGACGAACGGGACGGGGATTCCGGGCGCGGCGAATGCGACGATCGTGTAGGCGCGCAGCGTGCCCTTGGTGGCGACGCGGGCCTTCTGGAACTCGGTGCCCGAGCAGCTCGCGCAGGCGTTGCGGCGATCGAAGAAGCGGGCGCCGCACTTCGCGCACTCGTTCGCGACGAGGTGCGGGTCGTCGCCGAGCACGAGGTAGTCGACGAAGGGGATCTGTTCGGCCATGGGGACTCCTGGGGCGGATGGGGGGCCCGCGCCCACCGAGGGCCGGGCCGATCACGAGGCGTTGGATGCGACGAACGCGGGGCGGGACGCGCCACCGCGACCGGACGCCCGACGATACCACTCCGCGACGACGTCGCCTCGCTGGTT
This Myxococcota bacterium DNA region includes the following protein-coding sequences:
- a CDS encoding thiolase family protein, translating into MGSEDVYILGINMTKFGKHKELDTLDLASQATLAALADGGVTMKDMGIVAAGNLMGGAAPIAQMIQKQVGQTGIPAYNVSNACATGATALRVAVLSVKAGESDFGLAVGVEKLAGAGLLAGGSRKADGEAWQRSGRYGAVAGVDGRIGTETMPGVFAQIGMEYGHKYGGANFELFAQISEKNHAHSTLNPLAAYTKRFTLEEIMNDIMIAYPNTRPMCSANCDGAAAAVVVSGSKLKTLSKEQQRRAVKISASVLTSDPYQEACQVLPDVNTLTRAAAKQAYEQAGVGPEDLDLVELHDCFATAELVHYDNLMLCEEGGAVDFFKSGATWRTGKTPVNVSGGLESKGHPIAATGIANIWEVCHHLRGEAGERQIEGAKVGLAHVIGLASACGVHILEKSRLA
- a CDS encoding OB-fold domain-containing protein codes for the protein MAEQIPFVDYLVLGDDPHLVANECAKCGARFFDRRNACASCSGTEFQKARVATKGTLRAYTIVAFAAPGIPVPFVSAIVDCDGTSVRANLVNVPADPEHVKLGMPVRLTTFPIGSDAQGVEAVNFGFEPAA